One window of the Planctomycetia bacterium genome contains the following:
- the sixA gene encoding phosphohistidine phosphatase SixA has product MLYLIRHAWAGQHGDPRWPDDNLRPLTKDGKKRFKAVVERLLAAGFAPELIATSPLVRARETADVIVRVLPEEPELIELEELAPGSQLDRLIAWTNQQSRGRDVAWVGHAPDISMWAGGLLGAAPSAIAFGKGAVAALEFGDRIERANGELCWLATAKLLGE; this is encoded by the coding sequence ATGCTGTATTTGATTCGCCACGCCTGGGCCGGCCAACACGGCGATCCGCGCTGGCCGGATGACAATCTGCGCCCGCTCACGAAGGATGGCAAGAAACGCTTCAAGGCGGTCGTTGAACGGCTGCTGGCCGCGGGCTTTGCGCCGGAGTTAATCGCGACGAGCCCGTTGGTGCGCGCGCGGGAAACCGCGGATGTCATCGTCCGTGTGCTGCCGGAGGAGCCGGAGTTGATTGAGCTGGAGGAACTTGCGCCGGGCTCGCAGCTCGATCGGCTGATCGCCTGGACGAATCAGCAATCCCGGGGACGCGACGTGGCCTGGGTGGGGCACGCGCCGGATATCAGTATGTGGGCCGGCGGGTTACTGGGCGCGGCGCCGAGCGCAATCGCCTTCGGCAAGGGCGCGGTGGCGGCGCTGGAATTTGGAGACCGCATCGAACGCGCGAATGGCGAACTCTGCTGGCTGGCAACGGCGAAGCTGCTGGGGGAATAG
- a CDS encoding dihydrodipicolinate synthase family protein: MSPLAVDPLSLIQPRRKVEGISAILLPFDSGGAIDWPAFRAHAERTWAAGLTPAVNMDTGYVNLLAPAERLRVLEEARSVAAGRLFVAGAFVGDQSGAPFDRDAYGQAMDAITRHGGTPVVFQSFGLTQQGDDALIESYESLGKLCDRWIGFELGTMFAPFGRIYSLDVYRRLMEIPSCAGAKHSSLSRELEWQRLVLRNQVRPEFRVYTGNDLAIDMIMYGSDYLLGLSTFAPDLFARRDAFWAAGDLAFYELNDTLQYLGNLTFRVPTPAYKHSAAMFLHLRGWVASDRTHAGSAIRPASDRAILAEIGARLGIEIADA, from the coding sequence ATGTCCCCACTCGCAGTCGACCCGCTCAGCCTGATTCAACCCCGGCGCAAGGTCGAAGGTATCTCGGCAATTTTGCTGCCGTTCGATTCCGGCGGCGCGATCGACTGGCCGGCGTTTCGCGCCCATGCCGAACGCACCTGGGCGGCGGGACTGACGCCGGCCGTGAATATGGACACCGGTTATGTGAACTTGCTCGCGCCAGCGGAACGGCTGCGGGTGTTGGAGGAAGCGCGATCCGTCGCCGCAGGACGATTATTTGTGGCGGGGGCGTTTGTGGGCGATCAATCGGGTGCGCCGTTCGACCGCGATGCCTACGGCCAGGCGATGGACGCCATCACTCGTCACGGCGGGACGCCGGTCGTTTTTCAATCGTTCGGGCTTACGCAACAGGGCGACGACGCACTGATCGAAAGCTATGAATCGCTTGGCAAGCTTTGCGACCGCTGGATCGGCTTCGAATTAGGGACCATGTTCGCGCCGTTCGGGCGGATTTATTCACTCGACGTGTATCGGCGGCTGATGGAGATTCCATCCTGCGCCGGCGCGAAGCATTCTTCGTTAAGCCGGGAGTTGGAATGGCAGCGTCTGGTGTTGCGAAACCAAGTGCGGCCGGAGTTTCGCGTCTATACCGGGAACGATCTCGCCATCGACATGATCATGTACGGCAGCGACTACCTGCTGGGGTTGAGTACGTTCGCGCCGGACTTGTTCGCGCGGCGGGACGCCTTTTGGGCGGCGGGCGATCTTGCGTTCTACGAGTTGAACGACACGCTGCAATACCTTGGCAACTTGACGTTCCGCGTGCCGACGCCGGCGTACAAACACTCGGCGGCGATGTTCCTGCACTTGCGCGGTTGGGTTGCATCCGATCGCACCCATGCGGGGAGCGCCATCCGGCCGGCGAGCGATCGAGCGATCTTGGCTGAGATTGGCGCCCGCCTCGGCATCGAAATTGCCGACGCATAG
- the hisD gene encoding histidinol dehydrogenase: MAELKITRIDAGTANWRVQLAELRARLSPAGNVVSEAGRQRTIDVFGEPLSPTQVVEKICGDVQSQGLPAVLDYSRRIDRATTTAETLRVPAAELAAAHRSVATAFLDSVRRIRENIRAFQSAILHVDVRVERPHGGYLRQRYLPLSRVGLCVPGGAAAYPSTVLMTAVPAQVAGVKELAVIAPPTPFGAFNRELLATCHELGITEVYRLGGAQGVAALAYGVDGIPRVDKIVGPGNLFVALAKRHVYGTVDIDSIAGPSEVVVLADESTRPDFTAADMLAQAEHAPGSSILITWSAQVLEATAMELLRQTQQLSRGDLALQSLNDFGALILVKSSDEACQLADEIAPEHLHIATDNAEALLEKIPHAGAAFLGNHTPVALGDYVAGPSHVLPTGGTARFASGLCANDFLRRTSVIHYTAAGLAAAADDVRMLADTEGLTAHRASVDIRTAVEP, translated from the coding sequence ATGGCTGAACTGAAGATTACTCGGATTGACGCCGGAACTGCGAATTGGCGCGTTCAACTAGCGGAACTGCGCGCCCGGCTCAGTCCGGCCGGCAACGTGGTCAGCGAGGCTGGTCGCCAGCGGACGATCGATGTCTTTGGCGAGCCGCTTTCGCCGACGCAGGTGGTCGAAAAGATCTGCGGCGATGTCCAATCCCAAGGGCTGCCGGCGGTGCTGGATTATTCGCGGCGCATCGATCGCGCAACGACGACTGCCGAGACGTTGCGCGTGCCGGCCGCGGAACTGGCCGCGGCGCATCGAAGTGTAGCCACAGCGTTCCTGGATTCGGTGCGCCGCATTCGCGAGAATATTCGTGCGTTTCAATCAGCGATTTTGCATGTGGATGTTCGCGTTGAGCGACCGCATGGCGGGTATCTGCGACAGCGCTATTTGCCGCTTTCTCGAGTGGGCTTATGCGTGCCCGGCGGGGCGGCGGCGTATCCGTCGACAGTCTTGATGACCGCCGTGCCGGCGCAGGTGGCCGGGGTGAAGGAGTTGGCGGTCATTGCGCCGCCGACGCCCTTCGGCGCGTTCAATCGGGAACTGCTGGCGACCTGTCATGAGTTGGGCATCACCGAGGTCTATCGCCTCGGCGGCGCGCAAGGCGTCGCGGCGCTGGCGTATGGCGTGGATGGCATTCCGCGCGTGGACAAAATCGTCGGGCCCGGCAATTTGTTTGTCGCGCTGGCCAAGCGGCATGTGTATGGCACGGTGGATATTGATTCCATTGCCGGGCCGAGCGAAGTGGTGGTGCTGGCGGATGAATCGACGCGGCCGGATTTCACCGCCGCCGATATGCTCGCGCAGGCGGAACACGCGCCGGGGTCGAGCATTCTGATTACCTGGAGCGCGCAGGTGCTCGAAGCCACGGCGATGGAATTGTTGCGGCAGACGCAGCAGCTTTCGCGCGGCGATTTGGCGTTGCAGAGCCTGAACGATTTCGGCGCGTTGATCCTCGTCAAGAGCTCCGACGAGGCGTGCCAACTGGCGGACGAGATCGCGCCGGAGCATCTGCATATCGCCACCGATAACGCCGAGGCGTTGCTGGAAAAAATCCCGCACGCCGGCGCGGCGTTTTTGGGGAATCACACGCCCGTGGCGTTGGGCGACTACGTCGCCGGGCCTTCGCACGTCTTGCCGACCGGCGGGACGGCGCGCTTCGCCAGCGGCTTGTGTGCGAATGATTTTCTGCGCCGCACGAGCGTAATTCACTACACCGCCGCGGGACTCGCGGCCGCGGCGGACGATGTGCGGATGTTGGCCGATACCGAGGGACTGACCGCGCATCGCGCGAGCGTTGATATTCGCACCGCGGTAGAACCGTAG